The following proteins are co-located in the Triticum urartu cultivar G1812 unplaced genomic scaffold, Tu2.1 TuUngrouped_contig_6889, whole genome shotgun sequence genome:
- the LOC125531220 gene encoding 3-ketoacyl-CoA synthase 5-like — protein sequence MKVNYATSNNMSLRSHLKRLNLLYNRTAYNLVLPIVTTTTLGASALKKVAPWLTAALGIVPQPSVICPIHILFVVVLLIIMATVYLSLHRRAVYLVDYACFRPSSNLRLTKATFLEHARLSPLFDDSTVNFIATILERSGMSDHTCAPPVHHYIHPYCGLDEARAEVELVVFSIIDDLMAKTHINCGAIGALITNCGAFSPVPSMADMIVNRYKLRGDLRVINLSGMACSAAVTSVGLASNMLQVMPWGSHVLVVSTETIGPSYYGGNKRSMQLVNILFRIGGAAKLLSTSRSMARFRLGHFTRTITAANNVAYQCVYQEEDDKGNLGIALSKDLMDVAKDALKANIMTTGPLVLPASELLKILFFYVAKKVLRWRTIRPYIPNFSVAFEHFCIHVGGPAVITSVQHGLNLSDKHVEPSKMTLHRFGNQSTSSVWYELSYIEAKGWMKKGNRVWMIGFGAGYECNTVGWVCIQPSSGMDGPWVSCIHHYPVDVSKNG from the coding sequence ATGAAGGTAAACTACGCTACCAGCAACAACATGAGTTTGCGGTCTCATCTCAAGCGCCTCAACTTGTTGTACAATCGCACTGCCTACAACCTCGTCCTTCCAATTGTTACCACAACCACACTCGGAGCTAGCGCCCTAAAAAAAGTTGCACCATGGCTTACCGCTGCGCTCGGCATTGTGCCCCAACCTAGTGTTATTTGTCCTATCCATATACTCTTTGTCGTTGTTCTACTGATCATCATGGCTACCGTCTACCTTTCACTCCATCGTAGAGCTGTATACCTTGTTGACTATGCTTGCTTTCGGCCAAGCTCCAACTTAAGATTAACAAAGGCAACATTCCTCGAGCATGCGCGTCTCTCACCTTTGTTCGATGATTCTACAGTTAACTTCATTGCTACTATTCTTGAGCGCTCGGGCATGAGCGATCATACATGTGCCCCACCTGTGCATCATTATATACATCCGTATTGTGGGCTTGATGAAGCACGCGCCGAAGTAGAGTTGGTCGTCTTCTCTATCATCGATGACCTTATGGCTAAGACACACATCAACTGCGGTGCGATTGGTGCTCTTATCACGAACTGCGGTGCATTTAGCCCGGTACCATCCATGGCTGACATGATTGTGAACAGATACAAGTTGCGAGGTGATCTTCGTGTCATCAACCTCTCTGGGATGGCGTGCTCTGCAGCGGTGACCTCAGTGGGGCTCGCAAGCAACATGTTGCAGGTCATGCCTTGGGGGTCGCATGTGTTGGTGGTGTCGACGGAGACCATTGGGCCATCTTACTATGGAGGAAATAAGCGCTCCATGCAGTTGGTTAACATCTTGTTCCGCATAGGCGGTGCTGCAAAGTTGTTGTCGACTTCTAGATCCATGGCTCGGTTTAGGCTTGGGCATTTCACGCGGACGATCACAGCGGCAAACAACGTTGCTTACCAGTGTGTTTATCAAgaggaagatgacaagggcaaccTAGGGATTGCTCTCTCTAAAGATCTTATGGATGTCGCTAAGGATGCACTCAAGGCCAATATAATGACAACCGGGCCTCTTGTCCTACCGGCATCAGAGCTTCTCAAGATTTTGTTCTTCTATGTGGCGAAAAAAGTGCTCCGTTGGAGGACGATCAGGCCATACATCCCTAACTTTTCCGTTGCATTTGAGCATTTCTGCATCCATGTTGGTGGACCAGCAGTTATCACCTCAGTACAACATGGTCTTAATCTATCAGACAAGCATGTTGAGCCATCAAAGATGACTCTGCATCGTTTTGGAAACCAGTCGACCTCATCGGTGTGGTATGAGTTATCATACATCGAGGCCAAAGGCTGGATGAAAAAGGGAAACAGGGTGTGGATGATCGGATTTGGTGCAGGGTACGAGTGCAACACTGTTGGGTGGGTGTGTATACAACCATCTTCAGGTATGGATGGACCCTGGGTTAGCTGCATCCATCATTACCCGGTGGACGTCTCCAAGAATGGTTAA